The Clostridium beijerinckii genomic sequence TAATATTTTTATACATACAATTACTATAGTTAAATATTGAATAAATATCAAGTCAATGAGCAAAATAAGTTGAAAAAAACTATTCATAAAGAATTATTTATTCCATTAATTAGGGGGGAAATGAAATAATGTGTATATTTATGCATATATATGCAAGAAGCTGAAATAATTATTAGCAGCTATTATGTCGTATAAATATTATAAATTAAATGTAATTTTTGTAAAAATATATTTTTATAGAATAGTAAAGTGATAGAAGGAAATAATATTGGATGAAAAGATAAACTTTACAATTTATTTTTATAGTGTAATTCAAGTAACTTAGAATTTTTTTATTTCTTTTATTCTTTTCATAAATAAATAAATATCAATAAAAAACTAATTATTAAGATTGGTAGGGATAAAGAATGGGTAATAAATCTGTAAAAAAGACAATAAAAGCAAAACTTAAAGCAAATAAAGAGCTTACTGAAGCTGAAAAAATGAGAGAAAAAGTTAAATATGAAATTGCAGAAGAACTTGGTTTAATCGATAAAGTTAATAAAGAAGGATGGGGCGGACTATCTTCTGGAGAGACCGGAAGAATAGGCGGAATAATGGCTAAAAGAAAAAAAGTGCCAAAGTAAATGACAAGCTTCTATATTTTTACTAATTTGACTAAGTAAATAATTACGATATAATATACTAGATGAATTAGTAAATTTACGTTAAGGGCGTGATAAAGCAGATGGCTTATAAAGAGTTTGCCAATATATATGATGAATTAATATATGAAGATATTAATTATGATAAAGTTGCAGATAAGATTATAAATATATGTAGAAAAAATAAGTTAAAGTTTGAAGATTATTTGGATTTA encodes the following:
- a CDS encoding small, acid-soluble spore protein, alpha/beta type yields the protein MGNKSVKKTIKAKLKANKELTEAEKMREKVKYEIAEELGLIDKVNKEGWGGLSSGETGRIGGIMAKRKKVPK